A section of the Oncorhynchus gorbuscha isolate QuinsamMale2020 ecotype Even-year linkage group LG04, OgorEven_v1.0, whole genome shotgun sequence genome encodes:
- the LOC124034099 gene encoding phospholipid phosphatase 1-like yields the protein MFETGRIPLVLLDVTCLILVGLPFVILTPQHNPFNRGFFCNDESIRYPLKEDTISYQLLGGVMIPFTLIVVVSGECLGVYMTHIKTKSSLGANYVACIYKAVGSFLFGAAANQSLTDIAKYSIGRLRPHFLAVCKPMWDRINCIAGGYIENFTCTGDKNMVDEARYSRDFPFFSGHSSFSMYCMLFLALYIQARLQTEWARLLRPTIQFFLMATSIYVGLSRVSDYKHHWNDVLTGLLLGAIVAILTVFCVSDFFKTPVDPVEIQEETSHPSLQDNPANGIHYGSTG from the exons ATGTTTGAGACTGGTAGAATCCCTCTCGTCCTTCTCGACGTAACCTGCCTTATCCTCG ttgggCTTCCCTTTGTGATCCTCACCCCTCAGCACAATCCCTTCAACAGGGGTTTCTTCTGTAATGATGAGTCCATCAGATACCCCCTGAAAGAGGACACCATATCCTACCAGTTACTGGGGGGAGTCATGATCCCTTTCACACTGATTGTG GTAGTCAGTGGTGAGTGCCTTGGCGTCTATATGACTCATATAAAGACCAAATCATCCTTGGGGGCTAACTACGTGGCGTGCATCTACAAAGCAGTGGGCAGCTTCCTGTTCGGGGCTGCTGCTAACCAATCACTGACGGACATTGCCAAGTACTCGATTGGTCGTCTGCGTCCCCACTTCCTGGCTGTGTGTAAGCCTATGTGGGACCGTATCAACTGCATTGCTGGAGGCTACATCGAGAACTTCACCTGTACCGGGGACAAAAACATGGTGGATGAGGCCAGGTACAGTAGAG ACTTTCCTTTTTTTTCTGGTCACTCATCCTTCTCTATGTACTGTATGCTGTTCCTAGCA ctgTACATCCAGGCCAGACTGCAGACAGAGTGGGCCAGGCTCCTCAGACCCACCATCCAGTTCTTCCTGATGGCAACGTCCATCTACGTGGGGCTGTCACGCGTCTCAGACTACAAACACCACTGGAATGACGTACTTACTGGCCTCCTGCTGGGGGCGATAGTTGCGATACTCACG GTGTTCTGTGTGTCCGATTTCTTCAAGACGCCTGTTGATCCAGTAGAGATACAAGAGGAGACGTCCCACCCCAGTCTACAGGACAACCCTGCAAATGGGATCCACTACGGAAGCACAGGATGA